In Sandaracinaceae bacterium, the following proteins share a genomic window:
- a CDS encoding 4'-phosphopantetheinyl transferase superfamily protein: MTSPPANPPTELPALVRRLFDADVAVAEVDPREVDPEHVLLPVERDAVARAIDTRRLQYAAGRHCARSAMRTLAVPPGPVTQDDDRAPRFPPGLVGTITHTQWWCAAAVALESTRAALGVDVEPDSPLKASLFGSVLTPDEITRLEAVPDDALRGLLGKLIFSAKECAYKCQYTLSRTFYGFHGMRVELPSLPATGGLPPEGEFAAIFLRDAGPFRTGDALHGRYVRAHGYLMTGVELRHGR, encoded by the coding sequence GTGACCTCGCCACCTGCGAACCCACCCACGGAGCTGCCCGCGCTGGTGCGGCGCCTCTTCGACGCCGACGTGGCCGTCGCCGAGGTGGACCCGCGCGAGGTCGACCCCGAGCACGTGCTGCTGCCCGTCGAGCGTGACGCCGTGGCGCGCGCCATCGACACGCGTCGCCTGCAGTACGCGGCGGGTCGCCACTGCGCGCGCTCGGCCATGCGCACCCTGGCTGTGCCACCGGGCCCCGTCACCCAGGACGACGACCGTGCGCCGCGCTTCCCTCCTGGATTGGTCGGCACCATCACGCACACCCAGTGGTGGTGCGCCGCCGCCGTGGCGCTCGAGTCCACCCGCGCCGCGCTCGGCGTGGACGTGGAGCCGGACTCCCCCCTCAAGGCTTCGCTCTTCGGCAGCGTGCTCACGCCCGACGAGATCACGCGCCTCGAGGCCGTGCCGGACGACGCGCTGCGCGGGCTGCTGGGCAAGCTGATCTTCAGCGCGAAGGAGTGCGCCTACAAGTGCCAGTACACCCTGTCGCGCACGTTCTATGGCTTCCATGGCATGCGCGTGGAGCTGCCCTCGCTCCCGGCCACGGGAGGGCTGCCGCCCGAGGGCGAGTTCGCCGCCATCTTCCTGCGTGACGCCGGGCCCTTCCGCACCGGGGACGCGCTGCACGGGCGCTACGTGCGTGCGCACGGCTACCTCATGACGGGCGTGGAGCTGCGCCATGGCCGCTGA
- a CDS encoding YdcF family protein — MPRLRLRTERAPQPLRRLARGLTLVLFLAFAALRACAAALGPWVGAHGRALGATLLRVTPIAFRRTLPVMSALSAATALLLSRGAEPPPAGPYDAIVVAGCRVLPSGEPGPALARRAALAHALFTEGRAPRVVFTGGVGRNGPSEASVAAAHAVSLGLPPEVAVLEEHSTSTRENAQFAARILGPNARVLVVTDAYHVFRARRVFARSFARAEAVGVPLREEALAHALPRELFAVAIYAARGDLRPRR; from the coding sequence ATGCCCCGACTACGCCTGCGCACCGAGCGTGCTCCACAGCCCCTTCGCCGCCTCGCGCGCGGTCTCACCCTGGTGCTGTTCTTGGCGTTCGCGGCGCTACGTGCCTGCGCCGCCGCGCTCGGCCCATGGGTCGGCGCTCACGGACGCGCGCTCGGGGCCACCCTCCTGCGGGTGACCCCAATCGCCTTCCGTCGTACGTTGCCCGTCATGAGCGCCCTCAGCGCCGCCACAGCGCTCCTCCTCTCACGCGGGGCAGAGCCACCGCCAGCCGGCCCCTACGACGCCATCGTGGTGGCCGGCTGCCGCGTGCTCCCCAGCGGAGAGCCGGGCCCAGCCCTGGCTCGTCGCGCCGCCCTCGCCCACGCGCTCTTCACCGAAGGGCGCGCCCCGCGCGTGGTCTTCACCGGGGGCGTCGGTCGGAACGGCCCGAGCGAAGCCTCCGTCGCCGCCGCCCACGCCGTCTCGCTAGGCCTCCCCCCCGAGGTCGCGGTCCTCGAAGAGCACTCCACCTCCACCCGCGAGAACGCGCAGTTCGCCGCCCGCATCCTCGGGCCAAACGCACGCGTGCTCGTGGTCACCGACGCCTACCACGTCTTCCGCGCCCGCCGAGTGTTCGCGCGCTCCTTCGCGCGCGCCGAAGCCGTCGGCGTCCCCCTCCGCGAAGAAGCCCTGGCCCACGCCCTCCCACGCGAGCTCTTCGCCGTCGCCATCTATGCCGCCCGCGGCGACCTCCGCCCCCGCCGCTAG
- a CDS encoding lytic transglycosylase domain-containing protein: MHLRSTLRLTLTLATLWVGGHGVARADIYECRRADGTTHYTNAPSGERNCRVVVHGSDRPRSAAADRPAMEGAEAFTRPINANERSSDPARYRRYDAYIREASQLYQLPEAFVRAVVRVESDFNPNVVSNAGAMGLMQLMPQTARSMGVRDPFDPRQNILGGTRYLRVLANSFNGDLVLTVAAYNAGGGAVTRYRGVPPYAETRRYVQRVLRHYYAYRAGRVETQR; the protein is encoded by the coding sequence GTGCACTTGCGCTCCACCCTCCGTCTGACGCTGACGCTCGCCACGCTGTGGGTGGGCGGGCATGGCGTGGCGCGGGCGGACATCTACGAGTGCCGGCGGGCCGACGGGACCACGCACTACACCAACGCTCCGTCGGGCGAGCGCAACTGCCGCGTGGTGGTGCACGGCAGCGACCGGCCGCGCAGCGCCGCCGCCGACAGGCCGGCCATGGAGGGCGCCGAGGCCTTCACCCGGCCCATCAACGCCAACGAGCGGTCGAGCGACCCGGCGCGCTATCGCCGCTACGACGCGTACATCCGCGAGGCGAGCCAGCTGTACCAGCTGCCGGAAGCCTTCGTGCGCGCCGTGGTGCGTGTGGAGTCGGACTTCAACCCCAACGTGGTGTCCAACGCGGGCGCCATGGGTCTGATGCAACTCATGCCCCAGACGGCGCGCAGCATGGGCGTGCGGGACCCGTTCGACCCGCGCCAGAACATCCTGGGCGGCACACGCTACCTGCGCGTGCTGGCCAACTCGTTCAACGGCGACCTGGTGCTGACGGTAGCGGCCTACAACGCCGGTGGCGGCGCGGTGACGCGCTATCGAGGCGTGCCGCCCTACGCGGAGACGCGGCGGTACGTGCAGCGGGTGCTGCGGCACTACTACGCATACCGGGCGGGCCGCGTCGAAACGCAGCGGTAG
- a CDS encoding metal-dependent hydrolase: protein MFAPTTTTTTPQARNREPIPKRKMEFDLESVEAPFWFDGNGLITAILSALSASFPPGEKEFVQSVMHFRDQVTDPVLREQMRGFASQEGHHAYHHRLANVWLDSKGFAATAIEKDVEDSIEAIAPHRKPAVRLASTVVLEHITAILAEYMLTSEETMAAMPEPARELLMWHAVEEIEHKAVAFDVFDAVSGDRDLLRRVGLAVTTFFVAQQVRRTVMTLKALGHVPSPREVVNTAKFLFGKKGALTAIAKPYREFYRKDFHPWDHDNRALIEAWKATHEPQVNA from the coding sequence ATGTTCGCACCGACCACCACCACCACGACCCCTCAGGCTCGCAACCGTGAGCCCATCCCCAAGCGCAAGATGGAGTTCGATCTCGAATCGGTCGAGGCCCCGTTCTGGTTCGACGGAAACGGTCTCATCACCGCCATCTTGTCGGCGCTCTCGGCATCGTTTCCACCGGGCGAGAAGGAGTTCGTGCAGAGCGTGATGCACTTCCGCGACCAGGTCACGGACCCGGTCCTGCGCGAGCAGATGCGCGGCTTCGCGTCGCAGGAAGGGCACCACGCCTACCATCACCGCCTGGCCAACGTCTGGCTGGACTCGAAGGGCTTCGCCGCCACGGCCATCGAGAAGGACGTGGAGGACAGCATCGAAGCGATCGCCCCGCACCGAAAGCCCGCGGTGCGGCTAGCGAGCACCGTCGTCCTCGAGCACATCACGGCCATCCTTGCCGAGTACATGCTCACCAGCGAGGAGACGATGGCGGCCATGCCCGAGCCCGCGCGCGAGCTCCTGATGTGGCACGCGGTCGAAGAGATCGAGCACAAGGCCGTGGCGTTCGACGTGTTCGACGCCGTGAGTGGTGATCGCGATCTGCTCCGGCGGGTGGGGCTCGCGGTGACCACCTTCTTCGTGGCGCAGCAGGTGCGTCGCACCGTGATGACGCTCAAAGCGCTCGGTCACGTCCCGAGCCCGCGCGAGGTGGTGAACACCGCGAAGTTCCTGTTCGGCAAGAAGGGGGCCCTCACCGCGATCGCCAAGCCGTACCGAGAGTTCTACCGCAAGGACTTCCACCCCTGGGATCACGACAACCGCGCCCTGATCGAAGCGTGGAAGGCGACCCACGAGCCTCAGGTCAACGCCTAG
- a CDS encoding alpha/beta fold hydrolase produces the protein MPTSPSAPPTSLSFSERFGMGAQNALELLRVGRFADPEHAPFRVVHSDRIYKLRRYGDDQHRPRLLAPILLVPPLMVTSEVYDISPEISSVRALLRSGLDVWLVDFGAPEREEGGMDRTLDDHIGAVSDAIDRVLSATGHDVHLAGYSQGGMFCYQTAALRRSEGIKSLITFGSPVDIYRNVPGLNDALAGPLISAAAKAIQDPLDRIAGLPGFLTSTGFKLLSVRKELTQVVDFVQKLHDRAALEKRESRRRFLGGEGFVAWPGPALRDFVDQFIVHNRMTSGGFILDGRTVTLADITVPVLAFIGTRDAIAQPPAVRAIRRAAPNAEVHELSVKAGHFGIVVGARALSHTWPTVVDWMFWREGKGGRPQRLAQQEAHLEAEDAAFEDIQFDIELFYDALVRRVGTAMSRASDSAESLTRWVNTVRYQVPRIQTLRAIEADSLVSIGRTLAEQRREMPDATFFLWEGRAFSYADADRRVDNVVRGLIACGVRPGERVAVLMDGRPSYLSVVTALSRLGAVSVLLSPDERRVSVARAIERASAQYVVCDPENATRAKEALGNPRGSRRVLVLGGGGEQRKLDPDVIDMEAIDPVAVAIPDWYRPNPGRASDLAMIIFTAGASDEPRAARITNRRWAFSAYGAAAAASLTPKDTVYSCLPLHHAAGMLVTVGGALVGGARLALGTPFSPELFWPEVRRYGASVVFYAGEMVSELLEAAPSAVDNNIPVRLFAGSGMRAHHWRRLRDRFGDVHVLEFYASTEGNCVLANTLGRKVGAVGRPLPGSAEIALVRYDFDSGEPLEDERGFLIPAGVGQLGALIARVDGDQPMTAFDGYLEKGESERRLRKGVFEQGDTWFVTRDILRRDADGDYWFVDRAVDVLHTERGDVASRAIEDALYNHDPIRRVVVYGHREGKYDQAVAVIVPHDPALDLEALSAFVRRLPELERPSEVHVARSIPLTDGYRPLKTSLRALEQGGGVEGRYAWDEAAGRFVPMTLP, from the coding sequence ATGCCGACGTCTCCCTCTGCTCCGCCCACCTCGCTGTCCTTCTCGGAACGCTTCGGCATGGGGGCACAGAACGCCCTCGAGCTGCTGCGCGTGGGGCGCTTCGCCGACCCCGAGCACGCTCCCTTTCGCGTGGTGCACAGCGACCGCATCTACAAGCTGCGCCGCTACGGCGACGACCAGCACCGCCCGCGGCTGTTGGCCCCCATCCTGCTGGTGCCGCCGCTCATGGTCACCAGCGAGGTCTACGACATCTCGCCCGAGATCAGCTCCGTGCGGGCGCTCCTGCGCAGCGGGCTCGACGTGTGGCTGGTGGACTTCGGCGCGCCCGAGCGCGAAGAGGGCGGCATGGACCGCACGCTCGACGACCACATCGGCGCGGTGAGCGACGCCATCGACCGAGTGCTGAGCGCGACGGGCCACGACGTGCACCTCGCGGGCTACTCGCAGGGCGGCATGTTCTGCTACCAGACCGCAGCCCTGCGGCGCAGCGAGGGCATCAAGTCGCTCATCACGTTCGGTAGCCCCGTGGACATCTACCGCAACGTGCCGGGCCTCAACGACGCGCTGGCGGGCCCGCTCATCTCGGCGGCGGCGAAGGCCATCCAAGATCCCCTCGACCGCATCGCGGGCCTGCCCGGGTTCCTCACCAGCACGGGCTTCAAGCTGCTGAGCGTGCGCAAGGAGCTCACCCAGGTGGTGGACTTCGTGCAGAAGCTGCACGACCGCGCGGCGCTCGAGAAGCGCGAGAGCCGTCGGCGCTTCCTGGGCGGCGAGGGCTTCGTGGCGTGGCCCGGGCCTGCGCTGCGCGACTTCGTGGACCAGTTCATCGTGCACAACCGCATGACCTCGGGCGGGTTCATTCTGGATGGCCGCACCGTCACGCTGGCCGACATCACCGTGCCCGTGCTGGCGTTCATCGGTACGCGCGACGCCATCGCGCAGCCGCCTGCGGTGCGGGCCATCCGCCGCGCGGCGCCCAACGCCGAGGTGCACGAACTGTCGGTGAAGGCCGGGCACTTCGGCATCGTGGTGGGCGCGCGCGCGCTCAGCCACACGTGGCCCACCGTGGTGGACTGGATGTTCTGGCGGGAGGGCAAGGGCGGCAGGCCACAGCGCCTCGCCCAGCAGGAGGCCCACCTCGAGGCCGAGGACGCGGCCTTCGAGGACATCCAGTTCGACATCGAGCTGTTCTACGACGCGCTGGTCCGACGTGTCGGGACCGCCATGTCGCGCGCGAGCGACTCGGCCGAGAGCCTCACGCGCTGGGTCAACACGGTGCGCTACCAGGTTCCGCGCATCCAGACGCTGCGCGCCATCGAGGCCGACTCGCTGGTGAGCATCGGGCGCACGCTGGCCGAGCAGCGCCGTGAGATGCCGGACGCCACCTTCTTCTTGTGGGAGGGCCGCGCGTTCTCGTACGCCGACGCGGACCGCCGCGTGGACAACGTGGTGCGCGGTCTGATCGCCTGCGGTGTGCGCCCGGGCGAGCGCGTGGCCGTGCTCATGGACGGCCGGCCCAGCTACCTGTCCGTGGTCACCGCGCTCTCGCGCTTGGGCGCCGTGTCCGTGCTGCTCTCGCCGGACGAGCGCCGCGTGAGCGTGGCGCGGGCCATCGAGCGCGCCTCCGCGCAGTACGTGGTGTGCGACCCCGAGAACGCCACGCGCGCCAAGGAGGCGCTCGGCAACCCCCGTGGCTCGCGGCGCGTGCTGGTGCTGGGCGGCGGCGGCGAGCAACGCAAGCTCGACCCCGACGTCATCGACATGGAGGCCATCGACCCGGTCGCGGTGGCGATCCCGGACTGGTACCGCCCGAACCCGGGGCGTGCGTCGGACCTGGCCATGATCATCTTCACCGCAGGTGCCAGCGACGAGCCACGCGCCGCGCGCATCACCAACCGACGCTGGGCCTTCTCGGCCTATGGCGCGGCAGCCGCGGCCTCGCTCACGCCCAAGGACACGGTCTACTCGTGCCTGCCCCTGCACCACGCGGCCGGCATGCTGGTCACGGTGGGCGGTGCGCTGGTGGGCGGCGCGCGCCTGGCGCTGGGCACCCCGTTCTCACCCGAGCTGTTCTGGCCCGAGGTGCGCCGCTACGGCGCGAGCGTGGTGTTCTACGCCGGCGAGATGGTCAGCGAGCTGCTCGAGGCGGCGCCGTCCGCCGTGGACAACAACATCCCGGTGCGTCTCTTCGCGGGCAGCGGCATGCGCGCGCACCACTGGCGCCGGCTGCGCGACCGCTTCGGCGACGTGCACGTGCTCGAGTTCTACGCGTCCACCGAGGGCAACTGCGTGCTCGCCAACACACTGGGCCGCAAGGTGGGCGCCGTGGGCCGTCCGCTCCCCGGCAGCGCCGAGATCGCGCTGGTGCGCTACGACTTCGACTCGGGCGAGCCTCTCGAGGACGAGCGCGGCTTCTTGATCCCGGCCGGCGTGGGCCAGCTGGGCGCGCTCATCGCGCGCGTGGACGGCGACCAGCCCATGACCGCGTTCGACGGCTACCTCGAGAAGGGCGAGAGCGAGCGCCGCCTGCGCAAGGGCGTGTTCGAGCAGGGCGACACTTGGTTCGTGACGCGCGACATCCTGCGGCGCGACGCCGACGGCGACTACTGGTTCGTGGACCGCGCCGTGGACGTGCTGCACACCGAGCGCGGCGACGTCGCCTCACGCGCCATCGAAGACGCGCTCTACAACCACGACCCCATCCGCCGCGTGGTGGTCTACGGGCACCGCGAGGGCAAGTACGACCAGGCCGTGGCCGTCATCGTGCCTCACGACCCAGCCCTCGACCTGGAAGCGCTGAGCGCCTTCGTGCGCAGGCTGCCCGAGCTCGAGCGGCCGAGCGAGGTCCACGTGGCTCGCTCCATCCCCCTCACCGACGGTTACCGACCGCTCAAGACGTCGCTGCGCGCTCTCGAGCAAGGGGGTGGTGTGGAGGGTCGGTATGCATGGGACGAGGCCGCGGGGCGCTTCGTTCCTATGACGCTTCCGTGA
- a CDS encoding ACT domain-containing protein has translation MQSLVITIVGPDRPGLVESLSRTIAAHGGSWVESSLSHLAGQFAGVVRATVEDGSAVALQQALTALTTEALHVVVQRGVAAKDAEPRKTIELDLVGADRPGIVQAVSRALAELGVNVESLETACEGAPMSGELLFKAAATLHLPGDLPVRNVRAAIEAVAADLMVDITLKDD, from the coding sequence ATGCAGTCGCTCGTGATCACTATCGTCGGGCCGGATCGTCCCGGGCTCGTTGAGTCTCTCTCCCGCACCATCGCCGCTCACGGCGGCAGCTGGGTCGAGAGCAGCCTCTCGCACCTCGCAGGGCAGTTCGCCGGTGTGGTGCGCGCCACGGTGGAAGACGGCTCGGCCGTGGCGCTCCAGCAGGCGCTGACGGCGCTCACCACCGAGGCCCTGCACGTGGTGGTGCAACGTGGCGTCGCGGCCAAGGACGCCGAGCCCCGCAAGACCATCGAGCTCGACCTGGTGGGTGCCGACCGCCCGGGCATCGTGCAGGCGGTTTCGCGCGCGCTCGCCGAGCTGGGCGTCAACGTGGAGTCGCTCGAGACCGCCTGCGAGGGCGCGCCCATGTCGGGCGAGCTGCTCTTCAAGGCGGCGGCCACGCTTCACCTGCCGGGCGACCTGCCGGTGCGCAATGTCCGCGCCGCCATCGAGGCCGTGGCGGCCGACCTGATGGTCGACATCACGCTCAAGGACGACTGA
- a CDS encoding protein kinase, which produces MGTSTPPPGRPDSRTIRESRPIPDTNSFGRVAVPRQVAEIDKLITTVTSPAAQRLVHRRHLASGGMGEVSEVRDAGLERLVARKTIHKGMDDSRSLLSFVREARVTGQLEHPHIVPVHEIGIGEDGRLFFTMKRVDGANLRAMIRTLPPKRLSHHTLIDLVDIVIKVCQALAFAHSRGVIHLDVKASNVMVGDFGEVYLMDWGVARILEERTHGALPDDMTRVSSTEPEVDHGPAIVGTPSYMAPEQALGDDAHIDGRADVFAVGSMLYEILTRRPPYQADTVLATLVMAASSRHPSLESLLGPTDVPPELARIVTRAMNPDLDERYPSVEELREDLVRFSRGGGEFPTRVYEAGTVITQEGAPGSEAFFIVSGTCEVEIQGRRIREMGPGDAFGEMAILSPGPRTATVRAQTEVIVEVVNGAALAQELNTMKPWMSMFVRTLADRFRERDALARHKSSHPPSE; this is translated from the coding sequence ATGGGTACCTCCACGCCACCCCCTGGACGTCCCGACTCCCGCACCATTCGGGAGTCGCGCCCCATCCCGGACACCAACTCGTTCGGCCGGGTGGCCGTGCCACGGCAGGTCGCCGAGATCGACAAGCTGATCACCACGGTGACCAGCCCTGCCGCGCAGCGGCTGGTGCACCGGCGCCACCTGGCGTCCGGTGGCATGGGCGAGGTGTCGGAGGTGCGCGACGCAGGCCTCGAGCGCCTGGTGGCCCGCAAGACCATCCACAAGGGCATGGACGACTCGCGCTCGCTCCTGTCGTTCGTGCGCGAGGCGCGCGTCACCGGTCAGCTCGAGCACCCGCACATCGTGCCCGTGCACGAGATCGGCATCGGCGAAGACGGGCGCCTGTTCTTCACCATGAAGCGCGTGGACGGCGCCAACCTGCGCGCCATGATCCGCACGTTGCCGCCCAAGCGGCTGTCGCATCACACGCTCATCGACTTGGTGGACATCGTGATCAAGGTCTGCCAAGCGCTGGCCTTCGCGCACAGCCGCGGGGTCATCCACCTGGACGTGAAGGCGTCCAACGTCATGGTCGGTGACTTCGGCGAGGTCTACCTCATGGACTGGGGCGTGGCCCGCATCCTCGAAGAGCGCACGCATGGCGCCCTGCCCGACGACATGACGCGCGTGAGCTCCACGGAGCCCGAGGTGGACCACGGGCCTGCCATCGTGGGCACCCCCAGCTACATGGCGCCCGAGCAGGCGCTGGGCGACGACGCGCACATCGACGGCCGCGCCGACGTGTTCGCCGTGGGCTCCATGCTCTACGAGATCCTGACGCGCCGCCCGCCCTACCAGGCAGACACGGTGCTCGCCACGCTGGTCATGGCGGCGTCCTCGCGTCACCCCTCGCTCGAGTCGCTGCTCGGCCCCACAGACGTGCCGCCCGAGCTGGCGCGCATCGTGACCCGGGCCATGAACCCGGACCTGGACGAGCGCTACCCCAGCGTGGAGGAGCTGCGCGAAGACCTGGTGCGCTTCTCGCGCGGCGGCGGCGAGTTCCCCACGCGTGTCTACGAGGCGGGCACGGTCATCACCCAGGAGGGCGCGCCCGGCAGCGAGGCGTTCTTCATCGTCTCCGGCACGTGCGAGGTCGAGATCCAAGGGCGGCGCATCCGCGAGATGGGCCCCGGCGACGCGTTCGGTGAGATGGCCATCCTGAGCCCCGGGCCCCGCACGGCCACGGTGCGCGCCCAGACCGAGGTCATCGTGGAAGTGGTCAACGGCGCGGCGCTGGCCCAGGAGCTGAACACCATGAAGCCCTGGATGAGCATGTTCGTGCGCACCTTGGCCGACCGCTTCCGGGAGCGCGACGCCCTCGCCCGCCACAAGAGCTCTCACCCGCCCAGCGAGTAG
- a CDS encoding site-2 protease family protein encodes MAPASRGRWTFRLGRWLGIDVYVHATFLALLAFFALRDGMSLGAAAGAAQLAWMVALFGFVVLHEYGHALAARYFGIGTQDITLYPIGGVARLDSMPRSPGAELIVAAAGPFVNIALAFGFALYHTVSAGTGGSAFSASGELTLPLQLAVVNLGLGLFNLVPAFPMDGGRILRALLATGGNRVRATVWAARVGRVLALGFVVAGLFGNPMLMLLGAFVWFGAGAEASGVAREEQLRGASVQQAMSRRFLTLSPWTRIRELAQQDLDVTLLQDGVFPVSSGGAVVGMVTADALQEALHLHGGDAYVADVMTRDIVCVRPSDELGLTLRTLQSRALGAAPVVLAGRLVGMLTLRGVATFASGMRLQQA; translated from the coding sequence GTGGCTCCGGCGTCGCGCGGGCGCTGGACCTTCCGCCTCGGCCGCTGGCTGGGCATCGACGTGTACGTGCACGCCACCTTCCTGGCGTTGCTCGCGTTCTTCGCCCTGCGCGACGGGATGAGCCTGGGGGCCGCGGCCGGCGCGGCGCAGCTGGCGTGGATGGTGGCGCTGTTCGGCTTCGTGGTGCTGCACGAGTACGGCCACGCGCTCGCCGCGCGCTACTTCGGCATCGGCACGCAGGACATCACGCTCTACCCCATCGGCGGAGTGGCGCGCCTCGACTCCATGCCGCGCTCGCCCGGGGCGGAGCTCATCGTCGCCGCGGCCGGCCCGTTCGTGAACATCGCGCTCGCGTTCGGGTTCGCGCTCTATCACACGGTCAGCGCGGGCACGGGCGGCTCGGCCTTCAGCGCCAGCGGTGAGCTCACCCTGCCGCTACAGCTGGCCGTGGTGAACCTGGGCCTCGGCCTGTTCAACCTGGTGCCCGCGTTCCCCATGGACGGTGGGCGCATCCTGCGCGCGCTGCTGGCCACGGGCGGCAACCGCGTGCGCGCCACCGTCTGGGCCGCGCGCGTGGGCCGTGTGCTGGCGCTGGGCTTCGTGGTGGCAGGGCTGTTCGGCAACCCCATGCTCATGCTGCTGGGCGCGTTCGTGTGGTTCGGCGCAGGTGCCGAGGCCAGCGGCGTGGCGCGCGAGGAGCAGCTGCGCGGCGCCTCCGTGCAGCAGGCCATGTCGCGGCGCTTCCTCACGTTGTCTCCGTGGACACGCATCCGCGAGCTGGCGCAGCAGGACCTGGACGTCACGCTGCTGCAGGACGGCGTCTTCCCCGTCTCGAGCGGAGGCGCGGTGGTGGGCATGGTCACGGCCGACGCGCTCCAAGAAGCCCTCCACCTGCACGGCGGCGATGCCTACGTGGCCGACGTGATGACGCGCGACATCGTGTGCGTGCGCCCCTCCGACGAGCTGGGGCTCACGCTGCGCACCCTGCAGAGCCGCGCGCTGGGCGCCGCCCCGGTGGTGCTGGCCGGACGCCTGGTGGGCATGCTCACCCTGCGTGGGGTCGCGACCTTCGCGAGCGGCATGCGGCTGCAGCAGGCGTGA
- a CDS encoding acyl-CoA dehydrogenase family protein, whose protein sequence is MSTYLFETEEHKTLRAQARKFAAAEVLPSALAWEEAGIFPRALYGTMAEAGLLGIGYPEEWGGQGGDLSHVLVAAEEIVLAGKSVGTCVGLGSHGIALPPIVKFGTKAQKERYVRPVLRGELVSALGITEAGGGSDVAAVRTRAVLDGDHYVVNGSKTFITSGTRADFITTAVRTGGEGHGGISLLIIDTKTPGFSVTRKLDKMGWWASDTAELAFEDCRVPKENLIGAENAGFLMIMMNFVSERLLLAGQCVAIAELALRETIAYSRERQAFGKTLNGFQVTRHKLAEMETRLAAARALTNEAVQRFLKGDGDPALAAMAKNTATDMCTYVCDQAVQLHGGYGYMREYPVERLYRDARLYPLGGGTREIMNEIIAKTRRY, encoded by the coding sequence ATGTCCACGTATCTGTTCGAGACCGAAGAGCACAAGACCCTGCGCGCCCAGGCGCGGAAGTTCGCTGCCGCCGAGGTGCTGCCCAGCGCACTCGCCTGGGAGGAGGCCGGCATCTTCCCGCGCGCGCTCTACGGCACCATGGCCGAGGCCGGGCTGCTGGGCATCGGCTATCCGGAAGAGTGGGGCGGGCAGGGCGGTGACCTGAGCCACGTGCTCGTCGCGGCCGAGGAGATCGTGCTTGCCGGCAAGTCGGTGGGCACCTGCGTGGGGCTCGGCAGCCACGGCATCGCGCTCCCACCCATCGTGAAGTTCGGGACCAAAGCCCAGAAGGAGCGCTACGTGCGGCCCGTGCTGCGCGGCGAGCTGGTGTCGGCCCTCGGCATCACCGAGGCTGGCGGCGGCAGCGACGTGGCCGCGGTGCGCACGCGCGCGGTGCTCGACGGGGACCACTACGTGGTGAACGGCAGCAAGACCTTCATCACCAGCGGCACGCGCGCCGACTTCATCACCACGGCGGTCCGCACGGGCGGTGAGGGCCACGGCGGCATCTCGCTGCTGATCATCGACACCAAGACCCCGGGCTTCAGCGTCACGCGCAAGCTCGACAAGATGGGCTGGTGGGCCAGCGACACCGCCGAGCTCGCCTTCGAGGACTGCCGCGTGCCGAAGGAGAACCTGATCGGCGCGGAGAACGCCGGGTTCCTCATGATCATGATGAACTTCGTGAGCGAGCGCCTGCTGCTGGCGGGGCAGTGCGTGGCCATCGCGGAGCTCGCGCTGCGCGAGACCATCGCGTACTCGCGCGAGCGGCAGGCCTTCGGCAAGACGCTCAACGGCTTCCAGGTCACCCGCCACAAGCTGGCCGAGATGGAGACGCGCCTCGCGGCGGCGCGCGCGCTCACCAACGAGGCCGTGCAGCGCTTCCTGAAGGGCGATGGGGACCCGGCGCTCGCGGCCATGGCCAAGAACACGGCCACGGACATGTGCACCTACGTGTGCGACCAGGCCGTGCAGCTGCACGGGGGCTACGGCTACATGCGCGAGTATCCGGTGGAGCGGCTGTACCGCGACGCGCGGCTCTATCCGCTGGGCGGCGGCACGCGCGAGATCATGAACGAGATCATCGCGAAGACGCGCCGCTACTGA
- a CDS encoding DUF4230 domain-containing protein — translation MLVAASLTVASSAALCTHRVLNPAETVPEPSSVEIVRPTPSVVTALRDLSRLESAEAHVERVVDLRDRQSVFFGMVGADDAILLVAAGDIVAGVDLSQLEDDAIEADLTTGRVRVRLPPSEVFSARLDNQRTYVHTRTTDVLARRSQTLETRARQEAERTLQAAALESGLLTRADRNAARTVESLVRSLGYTDVEVEVTPRR, via the coding sequence GTGCTGGTGGCCGCGTCGCTCACCGTCGCGTCCAGCGCGGCGCTCTGCACGCATCGCGTGCTCAACCCGGCGGAGACCGTTCCAGAGCCCAGCAGCGTCGAGATCGTGCGCCCCACGCCCAGCGTGGTCACTGCGCTGCGTGATCTCTCGCGGCTCGAGTCCGCCGAGGCCCATGTGGAGCGCGTGGTAGACCTGCGCGACCGCCAGTCGGTGTTCTTCGGCATGGTGGGCGCGGACGACGCCATCCTGCTGGTGGCCGCCGGGGACATCGTGGCGGGGGTGGACCTCTCGCAGCTCGAAGACGACGCCATCGAGGCGGACCTCACCACGGGCCGCGTGCGCGTGCGCTTGCCGCCGTCCGAGGTCTTCTCCGCGCGCCTCGACAACCAGCGCACCTACGTGCACACACGCACCACCGACGTGCTGGCGCGCCGCTCACAGACGCTGGAGACGCGGGCCCGCCAAGAGGCCGAGCGCACCTTGCAGGCGGCCGCACTCGAGAGCGGGCTGCTCACGCGGGCCGACCGCAACGCCGCTCGGACGGTCGAGTCGCTGGTCCGTAGCCTGGGCTACACAGACGTCGAAGTTGAAGTTACGCCTCGCCGCTGA